The proteins below are encoded in one region of Stieleria sp. JC731:
- a CDS encoding DUF1501 domain-containing protein, whose amino-acid sequence MLTITGPASRYCDGRNRRSFLKIGALSFGAGGLSLADLYRAEAASPSGRRHKSVINIFLAGGPPHQDMWEIKTDAPSEIRGEFRPINTNVPGIQICEVFPKLASMMDKAAVIRSVVGCRGGHDAIQCFTGWENNSLRSIGGRPSIGAATSKLFGPVDPAVPPFVGLAAPTRHLPWSDAGQSGFLGSAFTPFKPDGPGMKNMTLQGITLDRLANRRALLSELDVMRRDIDINGTMEGMDAFGQRALDVLTSSKLVDALDLSKEDPRVVEMYGDGKPYKYQYDGAPTCNEQLLVARRLVEAGVRVVSLSFGRWDSHGQNFDLVRDHGGKLDQCLSALITDLDQRGMLDDVAIAVWGEFGRTPKINPQAGRDHWTKVSCAFLAGGGMNTGQAIGATNRMGEEATERPVDMQEIVATLYHTLGIDTQTTAIADPTGRPQFLVDKDPIVELVG is encoded by the coding sequence ATGTTGACGATCACGGGGCCGGCTAGCCGCTATTGTGACGGACGAAACCGGCGCAGCTTTTTGAAAATTGGTGCACTGTCATTCGGTGCCGGCGGGCTTTCGCTTGCCGATCTCTATCGAGCCGAAGCGGCCAGCCCATCGGGACGGCGGCATAAATCGGTGATCAATATTTTCCTGGCCGGCGGTCCTCCGCACCAGGATATGTGGGAGATCAAAACCGATGCCCCCAGCGAGATTCGCGGGGAGTTTCGGCCGATCAATACGAACGTTCCCGGCATCCAGATTTGCGAAGTCTTCCCAAAGCTGGCATCGATGATGGACAAAGCCGCGGTGATTCGCAGCGTTGTCGGATGTCGAGGTGGGCACGACGCGATTCAGTGCTTCACCGGTTGGGAAAACAATTCGTTGCGCAGCATCGGTGGTCGTCCTTCGATCGGTGCTGCAACATCGAAGTTGTTCGGCCCCGTTGATCCTGCGGTGCCTCCTTTCGTCGGTCTTGCCGCGCCGACACGACACCTGCCTTGGTCCGACGCTGGGCAATCAGGGTTTTTGGGCTCGGCCTTTACGCCCTTCAAACCCGACGGCCCCGGCATGAAAAACATGACCCTGCAAGGGATCACACTTGATCGATTGGCCAATCGTCGCGCGTTGTTGTCCGAACTGGATGTGATGCGCCGGGACATCGATATCAACGGCACGATGGAAGGGATGGACGCGTTCGGTCAGCGAGCGTTGGATGTTCTTACCAGCAGCAAGCTGGTCGATGCCCTTGATCTCAGTAAAGAAGACCCTCGCGTTGTCGAAATGTACGGGGACGGCAAGCCGTACAAGTATCAGTACGACGGTGCACCGACTTGCAATGAGCAACTGTTGGTGGCACGTCGCTTGGTAGAGGCCGGCGTGCGAGTTGTCAGTCTAAGTTTTGGACGTTGGGACAGTCATGGTCAGAACTTTGACTTAGTTCGTGACCACGGTGGAAAGTTGGATCAGTGCCTCAGTGCGTTGATCACTGACTTGGATCAGCGTGGGATGCTGGATGATGTTGCCATCGCGGTTTGGGGCGAGTTCGGTCGGACTCCAAAAATCAATCCTCAAGCCGGTCGTGACCACTGGACCAAAGTCAGCTGTGCGTTCTTAGCCGGCGGTGGAATGAACACCGGTCAAGCGATCGGGGCAACCAACCGCATGGGTGAAGAGGCCACCGAACGCCCTGTCGACATGCAAGAGATTGTCGCAACGCTGTATCACACGTTGGGGATCGATACGCAAACGACTGCGATTGCAGACCCTACCGGGCGACCACAGTTTCTTGTCGACAAGGACCCGATTGTCGAGTTGGTCGGATGA
- a CDS encoding DUF1549 domain-containing protein: MSTTRLKSQLGLQSLLVAIASLVGLGCLPATAAELQFINTFPEGTSLKGIDARMQLIVTATDGVMATDVTRDVDFAAYPKGIVQVDSNGFLQPVADGEAEVIAAFPDGSQATTRVTVEGMNEPELVSFCGQVVPIFTKLGCNGGGCHGKIAGQNGFRLSLLGFEPQEDHRHLVAESRGRRVSPAAPDRSLLLLKTTGEMPHGGGARADKQSHEYRVMRRWIAQGMPYDIGDVPSVEKLEVFPKNRRLFGGQSQQLAVIATYDDGRVEDVTRAAVFESNDTQMADVSATGLVSTSDSIGDVAVMARYNGLVAVFRAEIPLQGAKTPEQIADYQHPVDLAVRRKLASLGIQPSGTCDDSTYLRRVTLDICGRIPTLDETEAFLSDGAGDKRAKLVDRLLDSEDYATNFARKWSVILRNRRDGGPLKADTLVFHHWIQESFRNNKPYDQFVSELLTARGSVYSNPAVVWLNHVTDHNERVEDVSQLFMGQRIQCARCHHHPYEKWSQEDYARMSAFFTTVTKKDVGGEITFVSRVASATSPHPRTRQPLPPAGLDALPQDIDPYEDPRTELATWLTSPDNPFFARSLVNRYWKHFMGRGLVEPEDDMRMTNPPSNPELMDALSASFIDSGFDLRQLIRTICTSETYAASSDANESNLIDRRSYSRFFPKRLLAETLLDAVDRVTGATSSFTGMPDATKAIELPDTGFNSYFLTVFGQPDAKTACECERSAEANLAQSLHLLNSEEMQNKLATSTGRARQYAENPSRPSEEKVRELYLISLCREPSEKEMKASLTYLGQQAEAVQLWEDLIWALVNSKEFLFNH; this comes from the coding sequence ATGAGCACAACACGTTTAAAAAGCCAGCTTGGCCTACAAAGCCTGCTTGTCGCGATCGCTTCGCTGGTTGGGCTCGGCTGTCTACCAGCAACGGCTGCCGAACTGCAGTTCATAAATACCTTTCCCGAAGGCACCAGCCTAAAAGGGATCGACGCGCGGATGCAATTAATCGTGACAGCCACTGACGGCGTCATGGCGACCGATGTCACACGTGATGTCGACTTTGCCGCGTATCCCAAAGGTATCGTGCAAGTTGACTCCAACGGTTTTCTACAGCCTGTCGCCGATGGTGAAGCTGAAGTCATCGCCGCATTTCCTGATGGAAGCCAAGCGACAACGCGAGTGACCGTCGAAGGAATGAATGAACCCGAGCTCGTCAGCTTTTGTGGACAAGTCGTTCCGATCTTCACGAAGCTTGGATGCAATGGCGGAGGTTGCCACGGGAAAATTGCTGGGCAGAATGGTTTCCGACTTTCGCTGCTGGGCTTCGAACCCCAAGAAGACCATCGTCACTTGGTTGCCGAATCTCGTGGTCGACGGGTTTCTCCTGCGGCACCCGATCGAAGTTTATTGCTGTTGAAGACGACCGGCGAAATGCCCCACGGCGGCGGTGCTCGTGCTGACAAGCAGTCACACGAATACCGCGTTATGCGACGTTGGATCGCTCAAGGGATGCCGTACGATATTGGTGACGTTCCCAGTGTTGAGAAATTGGAAGTCTTCCCCAAAAACCGTCGGTTGTTTGGGGGACAATCACAGCAACTCGCCGTGATCGCGACTTACGATGATGGTCGTGTCGAAGATGTGACCCGTGCGGCTGTCTTCGAATCAAATGACACTCAGATGGCAGACGTCAGCGCGACCGGTTTGGTCTCGACCAGTGATTCCATTGGCGATGTCGCGGTGATGGCTCGTTACAACGGATTGGTCGCGGTATTCCGAGCAGAGATTCCTCTGCAAGGCGCCAAGACACCCGAGCAAATTGCGGACTACCAGCATCCGGTCGACTTGGCCGTTCGTCGAAAGCTTGCTTCGCTTGGGATTCAACCTTCAGGAACTTGTGACGATTCGACCTATCTTCGACGGGTCACGTTGGACATCTGTGGTCGGATTCCGACGCTGGATGAAACGGAAGCGTTCCTTTCCGATGGGGCTGGTGACAAACGTGCCAAACTTGTCGATCGGTTGTTGGATAGCGAAGACTACGCGACCAACTTTGCTCGAAAGTGGAGCGTGATTCTGAGGAATCGACGTGATGGTGGCCCATTGAAGGCTGACACGCTCGTATTTCACCATTGGATTCAGGAATCATTTCGCAACAACAAACCCTACGATCAGTTTGTCAGCGAATTGTTGACAGCGCGGGGCAGCGTTTATAGCAACCCCGCTGTTGTATGGCTAAATCATGTGACTGATCACAACGAACGGGTTGAAGATGTCAGCCAATTGTTCATGGGACAGCGGATTCAATGTGCCCGCTGTCACCACCACCCTTATGAAAAGTGGAGCCAAGAAGATTACGCTCGGATGTCAGCGTTCTTCACGACCGTGACAAAGAAAGACGTCGGAGGCGAAATCACCTTTGTGTCACGTGTCGCCTCAGCGACCTCCCCCCACCCCCGCACCCGCCAGCCCCTGCCCCCGGCAGGATTGGATGCATTGCCCCAAGACATCGACCCCTACGAAGATCCGAGGACGGAACTTGCGACTTGGTTGACTTCGCCGGACAATCCATTCTTTGCCCGTTCATTGGTGAACCGTTACTGGAAACACTTTATGGGCCGCGGATTGGTCGAACCTGAAGACGATATGCGAATGACCAACCCCCCTTCGAATCCAGAGTTGATGGATGCGTTATCGGCGTCGTTCATCGATTCAGGTTTTGATCTTCGTCAACTGATCCGTACGATTTGCACCTCGGAAACATATGCGGCATCGTCGGACGCGAACGAATCAAATCTGATCGATCGGCGGAGCTACTCAAGGTTTTTCCCAAAACGATTGTTGGCCGAAACGTTGTTGGACGCTGTCGACCGTGTTACAGGGGCAACCTCAAGCTTCACCGGTATGCCCGATGCGACTAAGGCGATTGAATTGCCCGACACTGGGTTCAATTCGTACTTCCTAACAGTCTTTGGCCAGCCTGATGCGAAAACGGCTTGCGAATGCGAACGATCAGCGGAAGCCAACCTCGCGCAGAGTTTGCATTTGCTCAATTCCGAAGAGATGCAAAACAAACTGGCAACCAGCACCGGTCGGGCTCGGCAGTATGCAGAAAATCCATCGCGCCCATCGGAAGAAAAGGTTCGAGAGCTGTATCTAATTTCGCTCTGTCGTGAACCGTCTGAAAAGGAAATGAAAGCCAGTTTGACCTACCTGGGCCAACAGGCTGAAGCCGTACAACTTTGGGAAGACCTGATTTGGGCTTTGGTTAATTCAAAAGAATTCCTGTTCAATCACTAA